From the Devosia sp. FJ2-5-3 genome, the window AGGGCAGCAGCGCTCGGTGAGCGCCGCCATATCGGGTGTTCAGGCGATGCCCTTGCCGCCGGTGACTCCGAAGATTTCACCGGTGATGTAGCTGCCTTCCTGAGAGGCGAGAAGCACATAGATCGGCGCCAGTTCGACCGGCTGGCCCGGTCGCCCGAAGGCGCTGTTCTCCCCGAATTTCACCACCTTTTCAGGAAATTGGCCGCCGCTGGGCTGCAGCACGGTCCAGAACGGGCCGGGCGCTACGCCATTGACGCGAATACCCTTTTCGATCAGCTGCTCGGCGAGCGCCTTGGTGTAGGCGACGATGCCGGCCTTGGTGGTGGCGTAGTCGAGGAGATCGGCGGAGGGCTGGTAGGCCTGCACCGAGGTCGTGTTGATGATCGATGCGCCGGGCGGCAGGTGCGGAACCGCAGCCCGCGTCAGCCAGTGCAGCGCATAGAGATTGGTCTTCATCGTCTTGTCGAAGTCTTCGCTGGTCACGTCATCAACCGACTTCCGCGCCTGCTGGCGAGCGGCATTGATGACGAGAATATCGAGGCCGCCGAGTTGCTTGACCGCAGCCGCAACGATGGAGTTACAGGTCTCTTCCTTGGAGATATCCCCCGGAAGCGCCACCCCCTTGGTTCCGGCCCTTTCGATATAGCCTATGACCTCGTCCGCATCCTCCATCTCCTCGGGCAGGAAATTGATCGCGACGTCAGCACCCTCCCGCGCGAAGGCAATTGCGGCGGCCCTGCCGATGCCTGAGTCGCCTCCGGTGATGAGGGCTTTGCGGCCCAGCAGCCTGCCAAAGCCCGAATAGCTCTCCTCGCCATGGTCCGGCGCCGGTTTCATCTTGTTGACCAGGCCCGGACGCTCCTGCTCCTGGCGGGGGAAGGGCGGGGCTGGATATTGATGGCGCGGGTCCTGCATGGTGAAACGGTCGGTCATATCTGCCTCCAAAGGAATCTGGATGGCCAATGCGTGAGGCGAAGCCGACGTTCCCGTTCATCTCATGGATCGACGGTCACAACTCGTTTCCAGGCTATGGGCAGCGCGGCAGACCAGAGCAATCCTCGGCTCCCCTGGAGCGTGCAAATCGTATTCTTGGCGTGCGCGCTATTCCAGCGCCACTCACATAACAGACCTCTTGCCCAAGTCGTTATAACGTCATAACACTAGGACGTGTTGCGGTTTGGAGAAGCCGCGCACGGAGGATGGGAGAATACGATGAACGCAAGCAAGGGCTTGAACCTGGCGCTTTTTGGCGCGCTGCTGATGGCAACGACCGCACCGATCCAGGCCGCAGAAATTTCATTTCTGACGCATTGGGGACCGGATACGGTCGCGCAGCTGGATGCCGCGATCGACAAGTACGAAGCCGCAAATCCGGGCGATACCATTACCGTTCGCGCGGTCCCCTTCGGGGATCTGCTGACGACGCTGCGCACTTCGGGTGGTGGCGCGGGCGGCGCAACCATTGCCGGCATCTACGATGCCTGGCTGCCGGATCTGGTGCGGGACAGCCTCGTCAGCGCAGCGCCCGAGGCGATCGCCAGCGATACCAGGGCCAACTGGCCAGAAGGTGTGGTTTCAGCGGCTTCTGCCGGTGGATCGCTCTACGGCATTCCCAATGAAATCGACGTCTATGCGTTGAACTACAACAAGCGTCTGTTTGAGGAAGCCGGCATCGCCGAGCCCCCAAAGACCTGGGACGAGTTCCTCGCAGCGGCCGAAAAGCTGACCGACAAGTCCAAGGGTCAGCAGGGCTTTGGCCTCATCAATTCCTGGGCGGCAGGCGTGCTGCACCCCTTCGCATCGCTCCTCGTGTCCAATGGCGGTGATCTCATCGTCGACGGCAAGCCGGTGCTCGACAGCCAGGCTGCCAAGGAGACGTTCGAGCTCTACGAAAAGCTGATCACCTCGGGCTATGCCGATCCGGCCATGGCCACCGCCGATGCCAACACCACTGGCCCGTTCCTCGACAATTTCGTCTCGGGCAAGACCGGCATGATCATCATGGCGAACTGGTGGGAGTCCGCGCTCAAGGCCGGTATGGGCGATGCTTTTGCCGACGTGGCAACGGCGCCGATCCCGGTCGGTCCATCGGGCGACAAGGCGCGCTCGATTTCCTATTCCTGGATGACTGTCGTCAATGCGCAGGCATCGGCGGAAGAACAGGATGCTGCCTGGAAGTTCCTGTCCTGGCTGAACGGGCCGGATTCGGGCGAAGATGGTGCTTCGGCCATGGGCGAGATTCTCATGTCGATGGGCATCCTGCCGTCCCGCACATCCGATGGCGTGGCCTTCGCCGAGCGTCTCAACGACCCCTTCCTTGAGGGCTATACCCAGACCCTTTCCGACGCCAAGCCGTTCCCGGTGGTGCTGGGCGGACAGGAATTCTCGGAATCGTTGCAGCAGACGCTGGAGGCCCTGCAGTTCGGCCAGGTTTCCGCCGCCGATGCCCAGGCAAATGCCCAGGCCGACGCGACCGAAATCCTCGAGCGCAACGCGCAGTAGGCGATGATTTGAGACAGGCGGGGCCCTGGTCCCGTCTGTCCGTTTCCCAGGCAGTTTCCGGATGATTGGCCGCACTTCCCGCTCCGCTATCGGCATGCTTGCGCCTGCCACGGGGCTCATCGCCATCTTTGTCTTCGTTCCCATGGCGCTGACCATCGGGCTGAGCTTCACCCAATGGTCGACCCAGACGGGGTTCGACACGGCACGATTTGTCGGGCTGGCCAATTTCGCCGATCTCTTCGGGCCGACCTCAATTGGGCGCGATTTTCGCGCGGCCTTCACCAACACCGCGCTCTACACCGCCTTGTCTGTCGCGCTGATCCTGCCGCTTTCGGTCATTCTGGGGTTGATGGTCCATCAGACATTTGCGCCGGGCGGCATCGTTCTGCGAACCGTGCTGTTCTCGACCTATATGGTGCCGATGATCGCGGTGGCGCTGGTCTGGTCCAAGCTCTATTCGCCGACCGAAGGGCCGTTCAACCAGATGCTGGGCTGGGTCGGCATACCGCCGCAAACTTGGTTGTCGTCACCCAATACGGCGCTTTTTTCCATCGTCCTCCTCAATGTCTGGCAACAGGTCGGCTACTTCACGGTCCTCGCCGTTGCTGGCCTGACGCAGATCCCGACGACGCTTTATGAAGCGGCGCGGGTGGACGGCGCGTCGGCCTGGTTGCAGTTCTGGAAGATCACCCTGCCGCTGATGCGCAATACGCTGCTGTTTTCGGCCGTCATCGCGGTCATCAATGCGGTGCAGGTGTTCGAGCCGGTGGCTCTGATCACCCAGGGTGGACCAGTCAATTCCACCAATGTCATGACCTATCATATCCGCCGCGTCGGCATTGAGCGGGCGCAGGGTGGCCTTGGTTCGGCCATGGCGGTGACGCTGATGCTGTCGCTGATCGTGGTCATCGTCCTGCTCTTCGCCTTCTTCCGGGATCGGGAGGAACAACGATGAGCAGCACCAAGCGTCCCTATCGTCGCTATCCGGCCAATTGGAAGTCGTCGCTCCTGTCGCTCGCTATCCTCGTGATTGCGGTTGCCGCTGCCTTTCCGCTGGTGTGGATGGTGCTCTCGAGCCTCAAAACGCCGGCCGAAAGCATGCAGGTGCCGCCGGTGTGGCTGCCGGGCTCGCCCAATTTCGACGCCTATTTCGAGGTCTCCGAGGTCGTCAGCCTGGGGCGGTCCTTCCTCAATTCGGCGTTCATCGCACTGGTGACCACGATTGCCATCGTGGTGACGAGCCTGATGGCCGGCTATGCCTTTGCCAAATACAGTTTCGCCGGCCGCGACTGGCTGTTCGCAGCGCTGATCGCGACCATGTTCCTGCCGCCCATCGTCACCCTGATCCCGCTCTATCGGATGACCGGCTATCTCGGGATCAATGCCAATCTGTTGGGCGTCGTGGTGCCGCACCTGGCCAATGCCTTCGGCATCTTCCTGATGCGCCAATATATCAAGGGCGTTCCCAACGATCTCATCGACGCGGCTAGGGTGGATGGGGCGTCTGAGGTGACCATCCTCTTCAAGATCGTGGCCCCGGCGGTCATGCCGGCCATTGCCGCGCTGACGCTCTTCGCCTTCGTCTATCACTGGAACAGCTATCTCTGGCCGCTCACGGTCCTGCAAGGCAATACCGACCAATACCCCATCGTCATCTCGCTCTCCCGGCTCCTGAGCTATAATCGCGGGGCGATGAACACCGGCCTCGTCATGGCTGGCGCAACGTTGGCCGTGCTGCCGCCTGTGGTGCTCTTCGTCTTCCTCCAGCGCTTTTTCGTCGACTCCATCATGGCGACCGGGGTGAAGGGATGAGCGCGATCCTCGCGATTGACCTTGGGGGAACACGGTGCCGCATCGGGCTGGCACAAGGAGCCAATCCGGCCGGTGTGGACCTGCTTGAGGATGTGGCGGCGCCAAAAACGCGCGATGACTTTATGGCGCTGGTCCAGGATCGGCTGAAGCGGCACGGGGCAGGGGCCCTGGGGCTCGGCATCCCTGGCCTTGCGCGGGGATCGGTATGCCGATGGGTGCCGAACCTGCCCTATCTCGATGGTCTCGACCTTGCCGAGGCGCTGCCGGGTATTTCGATCGGGCTGGGCAATGACGCGCAGCTCAGCCTGCTTGCCGAAGTGCGTGCTGGCGCGGCGCGCGGGACGACAGATGCCGTCCTGCTCGCGGTGGGGACAGGCATCGGCTCCGCCGTTCTTGCGTCGGGCACGATCATAGCTGGCCATGCCGGTGGTGCCTGTTCCTTTGGCTGGGCCACGGCTGATCTCGCCGATCCGGGCGAGGAGGTCAGTGGCTGGCTGGAGCGACAGGCGGCTGGCAGGGCGCTCGATCATCTGGCGGCTTCGCTGAACCTGCCGAACGGTCATGCCCTGATGGAAGCGGCCCGCAAGGGCAACAGCGCGGCTCTTTCGGCTCTTCACTATCCAATCGACGCGCTGGGCGCGGCCATCGGCTCGGCGGTAGCGCTGCTCGATCCGGCGATGGT encodes:
- a CDS encoding sugar ABC transporter permease; translation: MIGRTSRSAIGMLAPATGLIAIFVFVPMALTIGLSFTQWSTQTGFDTARFVGLANFADLFGPTSIGRDFRAAFTNTALYTALSVALILPLSVILGLMVHQTFAPGGIVLRTVLFSTYMVPMIAVALVWSKLYSPTEGPFNQMLGWVGIPPQTWLSSPNTALFSIVLLNVWQQVGYFTVLAVAGLTQIPTTLYEAARVDGASAWLQFWKITLPLMRNTLLFSAVIAVINAVQVFEPVALITQGGPVNSTNVMTYHIRRVGIERAQGGLGSAMAVTLMLSLIVVIVLLFAFFRDREEQR
- a CDS encoding SDR family oxidoreductase — translated: MTDRFTMQDPRHQYPAPPFPRQEQERPGLVNKMKPAPDHGEESYSGFGRLLGRKALITGGDSGIGRAAAIAFAREGADVAINFLPEEMEDADEVIGYIERAGTKGVALPGDISKEETCNSIVAAAVKQLGGLDILVINAARQQARKSVDDVTSEDFDKTMKTNLYALHWLTRAAVPHLPPGASIINTTSVQAYQPSADLLDYATTKAGIVAYTKALAEQLIEKGIRVNGVAPGPFWTVLQPSGGQFPEKVVKFGENSAFGRPGQPVELAPIYVLLASQEGSYITGEIFGVTGGKGIA
- a CDS encoding ROK family protein, with the translated sequence MSAILAIDLGGTRCRIGLAQGANPAGVDLLEDVAAPKTRDDFMALVQDRLKRHGAGALGLGIPGLARGSVCRWVPNLPYLDGLDLAEALPGISIGLGNDAQLSLLAEVRAGAARGTTDAVLLAVGTGIGSAVLASGTIIAGHAGGACSFGWATADLADPGEEVSGWLERQAAGRALDHLAASLNLPNGHALMEAARKGNSAALSALHYPIDALGAAIGSAVALLDPAMVIIAGGVADAFDILEPLLRPAVDRRLPPHLRGVALKPAHHRSRAGLIGAAFAGASGSNWRRTS
- a CDS encoding sugar ABC transporter substrate-binding protein; the encoded protein is MNASKGLNLALFGALLMATTAPIQAAEISFLTHWGPDTVAQLDAAIDKYEAANPGDTITVRAVPFGDLLTTLRTSGGGAGGATIAGIYDAWLPDLVRDSLVSAAPEAIASDTRANWPEGVVSAASAGGSLYGIPNEIDVYALNYNKRLFEEAGIAEPPKTWDEFLAAAEKLTDKSKGQQGFGLINSWAAGVLHPFASLLVSNGGDLIVDGKPVLDSQAAKETFELYEKLITSGYADPAMATADANTTGPFLDNFVSGKTGMIIMANWWESALKAGMGDAFADVATAPIPVGPSGDKARSISYSWMTVVNAQASAEEQDAAWKFLSWLNGPDSGEDGASAMGEILMSMGILPSRTSDGVAFAERLNDPFLEGYTQTLSDAKPFPVVLGGQEFSESLQQTLEALQFGQVSAADAQANAQADATEILERNAQ
- a CDS encoding carbohydrate ABC transporter permease, whose protein sequence is MSSTKRPYRRYPANWKSSLLSLAILVIAVAAAFPLVWMVLSSLKTPAESMQVPPVWLPGSPNFDAYFEVSEVVSLGRSFLNSAFIALVTTIAIVVTSLMAGYAFAKYSFAGRDWLFAALIATMFLPPIVTLIPLYRMTGYLGINANLLGVVVPHLANAFGIFLMRQYIKGVPNDLIDAARVDGASEVTILFKIVAPAVMPAIAALTLFAFVYHWNSYLWPLTVLQGNTDQYPIVISLSRLLSYNRGAMNTGLVMAGATLAVLPPVVLFVFLQRFFVDSIMATGVKG